A genome region from Corallococcus soli includes the following:
- the rplA gene encoding 50S ribosomal protein L1, which translates to MATNGKKFRASSELVDRNKRYPVAEGFALLKKTVESRATKYDQTVDVAINLGVDPKHADQMVRGAVVLPHGTGATVRVAVFAKGERATEAANAGADIVGAEDLQKRIEEGFLDFDTVIATPDMMGVVGRLGKVLGPRGLMPNPKVGTVTMDVAKAIRDSKGGKVDFRAEKAGIVHAKMGKASFETAKLEANFNALVDLVMKLKPATAKGVYLQGIAISTTMGPGIKLDTTEILARHR; encoded by the coding sequence ATGGCTACCAATGGAAAGAAGTTCCGCGCGTCCTCCGAGCTGGTGGACCGCAACAAGCGCTATCCCGTCGCCGAGGGCTTCGCGCTGCTGAAGAAGACGGTCGAGTCGCGTGCGACGAAGTACGACCAGACGGTGGATGTCGCCATCAACCTGGGCGTGGACCCGAAGCACGCGGACCAGATGGTCCGTGGCGCCGTGGTGCTCCCGCACGGCACCGGCGCCACCGTGCGCGTGGCCGTGTTCGCCAAGGGCGAGCGCGCCACCGAGGCGGCCAACGCCGGCGCCGACATCGTGGGCGCGGAGGACCTCCAGAAGCGCATTGAGGAGGGCTTCCTCGACTTCGACACCGTCATCGCGACGCCGGACATGATGGGCGTGGTCGGTCGCCTCGGTAAGGTGCTCGGTCCCCGCGGCCTCATGCCCAACCCGAAGGTCGGCACGGTCACGATGGACGTGGCCAAGGCCATCCGTGACTCCAAGGGCGGTAAGGTCGACTTCCGCGCGGAGAAGGCGGGCATCGTCCACGCGAAGATGGGCAAGGCCTCCTTCGAAACGGCCAAGCTGGAGGCGAACTTCAACGCGCTGGTGGACCTGGTGATGAAGCTCAAGCCGGCCACCGCGAAGGGCGTCTACCTGCAGGGCATCGCCATCTCGACGACGATGGGGCCGGGCATCAAGCTCGACACCACCGAAATCCTGGCGCGTCACCGCTAA
- the rpoB gene encoding DNA-directed RNA polymerase subunit beta — MPTQIQNNFRVRKTFAKIAKIIDIPNLINIQKQSYEKFLQADIAPEKREDLGLQGVFKSVFPIRDFNETSSLEFVSYHLEKPKYDVDECHQRGMTYSAPIKVVVRLVVWDKDEETGAQSIRDVKEQEVYFGEIPLMTQNGTFIINGTERVVVSQLHRSPGAFFDHDKGKSHSSGKLLYNARIIPYRGSWIDFEFDHKDLLYVRIDRRRKLPATVLIRALGAVGDTAKKNPLDFKGSTEEILNYYYATETIYLQSAADFEKSVELELLPGQRATRDIKTKSGDLIVKKNRKFTRAAIKKLEAAKMTKLPIDADELFTKVSAYDVVDENTGEVILECNEEVSQEKVDELLKRDIKEFKVLFIDNLNVGPYLRETLMLDKIESPEQAIMEIYRRLRPGDPPTPETATNLFSNLFFNPERYDLSKVGRLKLNFKFSLEEPLDGQILTKRDILEVIRYLIDLKNGKGTIDDIDHLGNRRVRAVGELLENQYRIGLVRMERAIKERMSLQEIETLMPHDLINAKPVTAVIKEFFGSSQLSQFMDQTNPLSEVTHKRRLSALGPGGLTRERAGFEVRDVHPTHYGRICPIETPEGPNIGLIASLSTYARVNEFGFVETPYRKVDAGSVTADVAFYSALEEEKHTIAQANAETDKKGKFVNALVQSRRSGEFVQVKAEDVDLMDVSPNQLVSVAASLIPFLENDDANRALMGSNMQRQAVPLLRTAAPLVGTGIEAIVARDSGVTCVARRDGIVESVDASRIVVKADSNAALSDVSSEVDIYNLLKYQRSNQNTCLNQKPIIRKGDRVKKGDVIADGPATETGELALGQNIVVAFMPWQGYNFEDSILLSERILKEDVFTSIHIEEFECIARDTKLGKEEITRDIPNVGEEALKDLDESGIIRIGAEVKPGDVLVGKITPKGETQLSPEEKLLRAIFGEKAGDVRDSSLRVPPGVVGTVINAKVFSRKGVEKDERAKQIESMEEAKLLKDQNDEIKVLQDSAYSRLRGLVRGKEVQGKLVDDKGKILLKKGDILNDELLTTVPYKYWGEISVGEPLDARLRDILRSLEDTKEAVKLAFGEKIARIKKGDELPPGVIKMVKVYVAIKRKLAVGDKMAGRHGNKGVVSRVLPEEDMPYLEDGRPVDIVLNPLGVPSRMNIGQILEVHLGWAAKGVGEQLQRYLDENFSGEQLKKQLKTVYDDKAFGDFVDGLSDQEVQDLCRRLKKGIHVATPVFDGARETELHALFDEGRLPRSGQMVLFDGRTGEPFDQNVTVGVMYMLKLHHLVDEKIHARSIGPYSLVTQQPLGGKAQFGGQRLGEMEVWAMEAYGAAYTLQEFLTVKSDDVVGRTRMYEAIVKGDNVLESGLPESFNVLLKELQSLALDVELLESAPPERQRSFGGDFLGGGDGEDRKSGTEA, encoded by the coding sequence ATGCCGACGCAGATCCAGAACAATTTCCGCGTGCGGAAGACCTTCGCCAAAATCGCGAAGATCATCGACATTCCCAATCTCATCAACATCCAGAAGCAGTCCTACGAAAAGTTCCTCCAGGCCGACATTGCCCCGGAGAAGCGCGAGGACCTTGGCCTTCAGGGTGTCTTCAAGTCCGTCTTCCCGATCCGGGACTTCAACGAGACCTCCTCGCTGGAGTTTGTCAGCTATCACCTGGAAAAGCCGAAGTACGACGTCGATGAGTGCCACCAGCGTGGAATGACCTACTCGGCGCCCATCAAGGTCGTCGTGCGCCTGGTCGTTTGGGACAAGGACGAGGAGACCGGCGCCCAGTCGATCCGCGATGTGAAGGAGCAGGAAGTCTATTTCGGCGAAATCCCGCTGATGACCCAGAACGGTACGTTCATCATCAACGGCACCGAGCGCGTCGTCGTGAGCCAGCTGCACCGCAGCCCGGGTGCGTTCTTCGACCACGACAAGGGCAAGAGCCACTCGTCGGGCAAGCTGCTCTACAACGCCCGCATCATCCCGTACCGCGGCTCGTGGATCGACTTCGAGTTCGACCACAAGGACCTGCTGTACGTGCGCATCGACCGGCGCCGCAAGCTGCCGGCCACCGTGCTCATCCGCGCCCTGGGCGCCGTCGGTGACACGGCGAAGAAGAACCCGCTCGACTTCAAGGGCTCCACCGAGGAGATCCTCAACTACTACTACGCCACCGAGACGATCTACCTGCAGAGCGCCGCCGACTTCGAGAAGAGCGTCGAGCTGGAGCTGCTGCCGGGTCAGCGCGCCACGCGCGACATCAAGACCAAGTCCGGTGACCTGATCGTCAAGAAGAACCGCAAGTTCACGCGCGCCGCCATCAAGAAGCTCGAAGCGGCGAAGATGACCAAGCTGCCCATCGACGCGGACGAGCTCTTCACCAAGGTGTCCGCCTACGACGTGGTGGACGAGAACACCGGTGAGGTCATCCTCGAGTGCAACGAGGAGGTCTCCCAGGAGAAGGTGGACGAGCTCCTCAAGCGCGACATCAAGGAGTTCAAGGTCCTCTTCATCGACAACCTCAACGTGGGTCCGTACCTGCGTGAGACGTTGATGCTGGACAAGATCGAGTCGCCCGAGCAGGCCATCATGGAGATCTACCGGCGCCTGCGCCCGGGTGATCCCCCGACGCCGGAGACGGCGACGAACCTGTTCAGCAACCTGTTCTTCAACCCGGAGCGCTACGACCTGTCCAAGGTCGGCCGCCTCAAGCTGAACTTCAAGTTCAGCCTCGAGGAGCCCCTGGACGGCCAGATCCTCACCAAGCGCGACATCCTGGAGGTCATCCGCTACCTGATCGACCTCAAGAACGGCAAGGGGACGATCGACGACATCGACCACCTGGGCAACCGGCGCGTGCGCGCGGTGGGTGAGCTGCTGGAGAACCAGTACCGCATCGGTCTGGTTCGCATGGAGCGGGCGATCAAGGAGCGCATGAGCCTCCAGGAGATCGAGACGCTCATGCCGCACGATCTCATCAACGCCAAGCCCGTGACGGCGGTCATCAAGGAGTTCTTCGGCTCCAGCCAGCTGTCGCAGTTCATGGACCAGACGAACCCGCTCTCGGAAGTCACGCACAAGCGCCGTCTGTCCGCGCTCGGGCCTGGCGGTCTGACGCGTGAGCGGGCGGGCTTCGAAGTGCGCGACGTGCACCCGACGCACTACGGCCGCATCTGCCCCATCGAGACGCCGGAAGGCCCGAACATCGGCCTCATCGCGTCGCTGTCGACCTATGCGCGCGTCAACGAGTTCGGCTTCGTGGAGACGCCGTACCGCAAGGTGGACGCAGGCAGCGTGACGGCGGACGTGGCCTTCTACTCGGCGCTCGAGGAGGAGAAGCACACCATCGCCCAGGCGAACGCGGAGACGGACAAGAAGGGCAAGTTCGTCAACGCGCTGGTGCAGAGCCGCCGCAGCGGCGAGTTCGTCCAGGTCAAGGCCGAGGACGTGGATCTGATGGACGTGTCCCCGAACCAGCTGGTGTCGGTGGCCGCCTCCCTCATCCCGTTCCTGGAGAACGACGACGCGAACCGCGCGCTCATGGGCTCCAACATGCAGCGCCAGGCCGTGCCGCTGCTGCGCACGGCGGCGCCGCTCGTGGGCACGGGCATCGAGGCCATCGTGGCCCGCGACTCGGGCGTCACCTGCGTGGCGCGCCGCGACGGCATCGTGGAGTCGGTGGACGCCAGCCGCATCGTGGTGAAGGCGGACTCCAACGCGGCCCTGAGCGACGTGTCCAGCGAGGTGGACATCTACAACCTGCTCAAGTACCAGCGCTCCAACCAGAACACGTGCCTCAACCAGAAGCCCATCATCCGCAAGGGTGACCGGGTGAAGAAGGGCGACGTGATCGCGGACGGACCGGCCACCGAGACCGGTGAGCTGGCGCTGGGGCAGAACATCGTCGTCGCGTTCATGCCGTGGCAGGGCTACAACTTCGAAGACTCCATCCTGCTGAGCGAGCGCATCCTCAAGGAGGACGTCTTCACGTCCATCCACATCGAGGAGTTCGAGTGCATCGCGCGTGACACCAAGCTGGGCAAGGAGGAGATCACCCGCGACATCCCGAACGTGGGTGAGGAAGCCCTCAAGGACCTGGACGAGAGCGGCATCATCCGCATCGGCGCGGAGGTGAAGCCCGGCGACGTGCTGGTGGGCAAGATCACTCCGAAGGGCGAGACCCAGCTCTCCCCCGAAGAGAAGCTGCTGCGCGCCATCTTCGGTGAGAAGGCCGGCGACGTGCGCGACAGCTCCCTGCGCGTGCCCCCGGGCGTCGTGGGCACCGTCATCAACGCCAAGGTGTTCAGCCGCAAGGGCGTGGAGAAGGACGAGCGCGCCAAGCAGATCGAGTCCATGGAGGAGGCGAAGCTCCTCAAGGACCAGAACGACGAGATCAAGGTCCTCCAGGACTCCGCCTACAGCCGCCTCCGCGGCCTGGTTCGCGGCAAGGAGGTCCAGGGCAAGCTCGTGGACGACAAGGGGAAGATCCTCCTGAAGAAGGGGGACATCCTCAACGACGAGCTGCTGACCACGGTGCCCTACAAGTACTGGGGCGAGATCTCCGTCGGTGAGCCGCTGGACGCGCGCCTGCGCGACATCCTGCGCAGCCTGGAAGACACGAAGGAGGCCGTGAAGCTGGCCTTCGGCGAGAAGATCGCCCGCATCAAGAAGGGCGACGAGCTTCCTCCGGGCGTCATCAAGATGGTGAAGGTGTACGTCGCCATCAAGCGCAAGCTGGCGGTGGGCGACAAGATGGCCGGTCGCCACGGCAACAAGGGCGTCGTGTCCCGCGTCCTCCCCGAGGAGGACATGCCGTACCTGGAGGACGGGCGTCCGGTGGACATCGTCCTCAACCCGCTCGGCGTCCCCAGCCGCATGAACATCGGGCAGATCCTCGAGGTCCACCTGGGCTGGGCCGCGAAGGGCGTCGGCGAGCAGCTGCAGCGCTACCTCGACGAGAACTTCAGCGGTGAGCAGCTCAAGAAGCAGCTGAAGACCGTCTACGACGACAAGGCCTTCGGCGACTTCGTGGACGGCCTGTCCGACCAGGAGGTCCAGGACCTCTGCCGCCGCCTGAAGAAGGGCATCCACGTGGCGACGCCGGTGTTCGACGGCGCCCGCGAGACGGAGCTGCACGCCCTCTTCGACGAGGGCCGCCTGCCCCGCTCGGGCCAGATGGTGCTCTTCGACGGCCGCACGGGTGAGCCGTTCGACCAGAACGTCACCGTGGGCGTGATGTACATGCTCAAGCTGCACCACCTGGTGGACGAGAAGATCCACGCCCGTTCCATCGGGCCCTACTCGCTCGTCACGCAGCAGCCCCTGGGCGGCAAGGCCCAGTTCGGCGGTCAGCGTCTGGGAGAGATGGAAGTCTGGGCGATGGAGGCCTACGGCGCGGCGTACACGCTGCAGGAGTTCCTCACCGTCAAGTCGGACGACGTGGTGGGCCGCACGCGCATGTACGAGGCGATCGTCAAGGGCGACAACGTTCTGGAGAGCGGCCTGCCCGAGTCGTTCAACGTGCTCCTCAAGGAGCTCCAGTCGCTGGCCCTGGACGTGGAGTTGCTGGAGAGCGCGCCCCCGGAGCGCCAGCGCAGCTTCGGCGGCGACTTCCTGGGTGGTGGCGACGGCGAGGACCGGAAGTCCGGGACCGAAGCCTAG
- the rplK gene encoding 50S ribosomal protein L11 codes for MKKITGQVKLQIPAGKANPAPPIGPALGQQGVNIMEFCKQFNAKTQAEAKEGLIIPVIITVYADRSFTFIMKTPPAAILIKKAAGLHTEKKKGSGAKKPGKEKVGQITRKQLEEIANKKIQDTTAASLEACMNTIAGTARSMGIEVVG; via the coding sequence ATGAAGAAGATCACAGGTCAGGTCAAGTTGCAGATCCCCGCCGGCAAGGCGAATCCCGCCCCGCCGATTGGTCCCGCCCTCGGTCAGCAGGGCGTGAACATCATGGAGTTCTGCAAGCAGTTCAACGCCAAGACGCAGGCAGAGGCGAAGGAAGGTCTCATCATCCCGGTGATCATCACCGTGTATGCGGACCGCTCCTTCACCTTCATCATGAAGACGCCTCCCGCCGCCATCCTCATCAAGAAGGCCGCGGGTCTCCACACGGAGAAGAAGAAGGGTTCGGGCGCGAAGAAGCCGGGCAAGGAGAAGGTGGGGCAGATCACCCGGAAGCAGCTCGAGGAGATCGCCAACAAGAAGATCCAGGACACCACCGCCGCGTCCCTCGAAGCCTGCATGAACACCATTGCTGGCACCGCGCGCTCCATGGGCATCGAAGTCGTCGGCTAG
- the secE gene encoding preprotein translocase subunit SecE, with translation MATATEASQQANRSGIDPKRLVVIFYLVAGIVLALFLEHVFGLLWSRFGWSDVELFEGLGWRVSTLVGYGVALGLVLAAYFHPRTHALSIDVASELMKVTWPTWSETRASTMAVVVASLVAAVLLFCIDTVAYNLMVEWLPALWGKL, from the coding sequence ATGGCGACGGCAACTGAGGCCAGCCAGCAGGCTAACCGCTCGGGCATCGACCCCAAGCGGCTCGTGGTCATCTTCTATCTCGTCGCCGGCATCGTCCTGGCCCTCTTCCTGGAGCATGTCTTCGGGTTGCTCTGGAGCCGGTTCGGTTGGAGCGACGTCGAACTCTTCGAAGGCCTGGGCTGGCGTGTATCTACCCTGGTGGGCTACGGCGTGGCCCTCGGGTTGGTGCTGGCAGCCTACTTCCACCCCCGCACACACGCCCTGTCCATCGACGTGGCGTCCGAGCTGATGAAGGTCACCTGGCCCACCTGGTCGGAGACCCGGGCTTCGACCATGGCCGTGGTCGTCGCTTCGCTCGTGGCGGCGGTGCTCCTCTTCTGCATCGACACCGTCGCCTACAACTTGATGGTGGAGTGGCTGCCTGCCCTGTGGGGGAAGCTGTAA
- the nusG gene encoding transcription termination/antitermination protein NusG, with amino-acid sequence MAKKWFTVQTYSNYENQAKKNLEEQVRLKGLQDQDLIGEILIPMEQVVEMVNGEKKTTRRKLFPGYIFVQMELSDTTLHLVKNTSKVTGFPGVGQNEQPRPMSDAEVARLTAQVTEGAHKTKPKVQFETSDTVRVIDGPFANFNGTVEEVNPEKGRVRVLVSIFGRATPVELDFMQVEKTTG; translated from the coding sequence ATGGCGAAGAAATGGTTCACGGTCCAGACCTACTCGAACTACGAGAACCAGGCGAAGAAGAACCTGGAGGAGCAGGTGCGCCTCAAGGGCCTTCAGGACCAGGACTTGATCGGTGAGATCCTCATCCCCATGGAGCAGGTCGTGGAGATGGTGAACGGCGAGAAGAAGACCACCCGCCGCAAGCTCTTCCCGGGCTACATCTTCGTCCAGATGGAGCTCAGCGACACCACCCTGCACCTGGTGAAGAACACCTCCAAGGTGACCGGCTTCCCGGGCGTGGGGCAGAACGAGCAGCCCCGGCCCATGTCGGACGCGGAGGTCGCCCGGCTCACTGCTCAGGTGACCGAGGGCGCCCACAAGACCAAGCCCAAGGTCCAGTTCGAGACGAGCGACACCGTGCGCGTCATCGACGGTCCGTTCGCGAACTTCAACGGCACGGTGGAAGAGGTCAACCCGGAGAAGGGCCGCGTCCGCGTGCTCGTCAGCATCTTCGGTCGCGCGACGCCCGTGGAACTCGATTTCATGCAGGTGGAGAAGACCACCGGCTAA
- the rpmG gene encoding 50S ribosomal protein L33 yields MPKGNRSIISLECTTCKERNYTTTKNKRKSQDKLELSKFCPRCRKHTDHKEGKV; encoded by the coding sequence ATGCCGAAGGGTAACCGTTCCATCATCTCGCTCGAATGCACCACGTGCAAAGAGCGGAACTACACGACCACGAAGAACAAGCGGAAGAGCCAGGACAAGCTCGAACTGAGCAAGTTCTGTCCTCGGTGCCGCAAGCATACGGACCACAAGGAAGGCAAGGTCTAG
- the rplJ gene encoding 50S ribosomal protein L10 — MLKSEKEVMIKELNEKFARTKSAVVAEFSKVDVETVTKLRRKFREGKVEYKVIKNTLARRAAEGTPLSVISDDFTGPVALCISYDDVVAPAKILMDFIKDMETIKVRSAVVDGRKVDVNGVKALAKLPGLNELRGQLLGMLNQPAGKLVRTIAAPGSQLARVIQANADKSKPE, encoded by the coding sequence GTGCTGAAGAGCGAGAAGGAAGTGATGATCAAGGAACTCAACGAGAAGTTCGCCCGGACCAAGTCCGCGGTGGTCGCCGAGTTCTCCAAGGTGGATGTGGAGACGGTGACCAAGCTTCGTCGCAAGTTCCGCGAGGGCAAGGTCGAATACAAGGTCATCAAGAACACGCTGGCGCGCCGTGCTGCTGAAGGCACGCCGTTGTCCGTGATTTCGGATGACTTCACGGGGCCGGTGGCCCTGTGCATCAGCTACGACGACGTGGTGGCTCCTGCCAAGATCCTGATGGATTTCATCAAGGACATGGAGACCATCAAGGTCCGCAGCGCCGTGGTGGACGGCCGCAAGGTCGACGTCAACGGCGTGAAGGCGCTGGCGAAGTTGCCGGGCCTCAACGAGCTCCGAGGGCAGCTGCTCGGAATGCTCAACCAGCCTGCTGGCAAGCTGGTTCGGACCATCGCGGCCCCCGGGTCGCAGCTCGCGCGGGTCATCCAGGCCAACGCGGACAAGTCGAAGCCCGAGTAA
- the rplL gene encoding 50S ribosomal protein L7/L12 — translation MADLNKIAEDLSSLTILEAAELVKALETKWGVSAAAVAVAAGPAVAAAPVEEKTEFNVVLANAGANKINVIKEIRAITGLGLKEAKDLVEGAPKTVKEGVNKDDAKKIKDQLTAAGATVEVK, via the coding sequence ATGGCTGACCTGAACAAGATTGCCGAAGACCTCTCCTCCCTGACCATCCTGGAGGCCGCTGAGCTCGTGAAGGCCCTCGAGACCAAGTGGGGCGTTTCCGCCGCGGCCGTTGCCGTTGCCGCGGGTCCCGCCGTCGCCGCCGCTCCTGTCGAGGAGAAGACGGAGTTCAACGTCGTTCTCGCGAACGCGGGCGCGAACAAGATCAACGTCATCAAGGAGATCCGCGCCATCACCGGCCTGGGCCTGAAGGAGGCCAAGGACCTGGTCGAGGGCGCGCCCAAGACGGTCAAGGAAGGCGTCAACAAGGACGACGCCAAGAAGATCAAGGACCAGCTCACCGCGGCTGGCGCCACCGTCGAAGTGAAGTAG